The stretch of DNA ATTCTGGTCTCGAAGTTCGACGACCATTTGCCACTGTACCGTCTGAACGAGATCTTCGCCCGCATGGGCGCCGACATTCCCGACAGCACGATGGTTGATTGGTGTGGTCGCGCCATGCAGGTTCTGCAGCCTCTCATCGAGCGGATCGAAACGGCGGTCATGGCAAGTGACCTGCTTCATGCGGACGACACCCCGATCAGGGTGCTGGATCGCTCGCTGCGAGACAAGGGGTTGGGCAAGGGTGTGAAGAAGGGCAGGATCTGGACGTATGTCCGCGATCAGCGTCCATGGGCAGGCAGTTCCCCGCCCGGTGCAGTCTACTATTTTGCTCCTGACTGGAAAGAAGAGCACGTCCACCGCCACCTCAAGCAATCAAGCGGCATCCTTCAGGCTGACGGCTACAAAGGATATGGCAAGCTATACTCGCCTGGAGAAAAGGGAGAATCTCGCTTCAAGGAAGCCGCCTGCTGGGCTCATTGGCGACGAGACTTCCACGATATCTGGACATCAAACAAGTCCGAGATCGCGCGAGAGGCTCTTCATCGCATCGGAGCGCTTTACGACATCGAGCGTGGCATCAATGGGCAGCCTCCTGAGATCCGTCTTGCTGCGCGTCAAAAGCAGAGCAAGCCTAAGGCCGATGCATTCCGCCACTGGGCTGAAGCTCAACTCACGCGCATTCCGGGCAAAAGCGATCTGGCGACAGCTTTCCGCTACGGATTGAGCCGATGGTCTTCGCTCTGTCTGTTCCTCGAAGACGGTCGCGTTGCGATCGACAACAATGCCGCCGAGCGGGCACTGCGTCCGATAGGCGTGGGAAGACGAAACTGGCTCTTCGCGGGAGCCGATACGGGAGCGGAGACCTTGGCACGCGCCATGACGATCATCGAGACGGCAAAGATGAATGGTCTTGATCCGCAGGCCTATCTGGCAGACGTGCTCGATCGCATCCACGATCACAAGATCAATCGGTTAGACGAATTGCTTCCGTGGAACTGGTCGGCGATCACCACAATCGACGCGAAGGCAGCCTGATGGCGACAGTCACCTACGTCCGTACGATCAAATTTGTTGCCGAAATCCTCGAAGAGGACCCGGAGCTTCTTCAGGCAATTGTCTCCAACGATGATAATCTGAGCTACGGCAGCATCATCTCCGTGTACACCGGAGACGACGAATCGGTGACCGCACTGA from Rhizobium leguminosarum bv. trifolii WSM1325 encodes:
- a CDS encoding transposase IS66 (PFAM: transposase IS66~KEGG: sme:SMa2171 transposase), producing MSSATTNLPDDPAFLKAMIAALQAENAKMSATLQAHDQLIQTLRLRIAKLKKQVFGKSSEKIEREIEQLELALEDLLIAAAEGSTAPIDEPDEAASVVPLADTSEKIMRRRPRVSDKAVRERRELDPGSCCPECGGELRLVGEDVSEILDMIAAQMKVIEVARLKKSCRCCEKMVQVAAPSRPIPGSMAGAGLLAYILVSKFDDHLPLYRLNEIFARMGADIPDSTMVDWCGRAMQVLQPLIERIETAVMASDLLHADDTPIRVLDRSLRDKGLGKGVKKGRIWTYVRDQRPWAGSSPPGAVYYFAPDWKEEHVHRHLKQSSGILQADGYKGYGKLYSPGEKGESRFKEAACWAHWRRDFHDIWTSNKSEIAREALHRIGALYDIERGINGQPPEIRLAARQKQSKPKADAFRHWAEAQLTRIPGKSDLATAFRYGLSRWSSLCLFLEDGRVAIDNNAAERALRPIGVGRRNWLFAGADTGAETLARAMTIIETAKMNGLDPQAYLADVLDRIHDHKINRLDELLPWNWSAITTIDAKAA
- a CDS encoding conserved hypothetical protein (KEGG: sme:SMa1608 hypothetical protein) gives rise to the protein MATVTYVRTIKFVAEILEEDPELLQAIVSNDDNLSYGSIISVYTGDDESVTALTDDGMDELEQMLKDARRSPQEWNDFLDSFVDDELLVARIKAKSPR